One part of the Anopheles merus strain MAF chromosome 3L, AmerM5.1, whole genome shotgun sequence genome encodes these proteins:
- the LOC121599304 gene encoding uncharacterized protein LOC121599304 has protein sequence MPYVVVETVNTSGNKDLLAAPQSWLVNKTQAVGYLHWPGSSSRETLRALLANDRTLPRPEWERRVCKILYRNMPSLASAEKVIQTTHLRNKILARAASNSSNILSVTRGENIPVRSYSAAKVTPRPAQQRQQSANEPQLYGNVVPKEEDEEMEEEDPFGDVAPAAAHLPNEPAILDIEAKRLQHSSDEEEYDPFEDVSPLEDKSDLTVIAVEQLSDEAQRLFSSIGTEHDQEQEQEQQSAVEDKLNLQIMDMIRELKFMMISNQKEIRKIVSESMGKIHRTVNLLLHKKVDEDAEEGPRHLYERVDPEEFTFDPLTTVEQVEKFDEQLREDKYRKEIYGWVESNVGYESSSEHRMHTMLDLIFDRQLFAKFSWSGLNKKYPMQVFRNIVQLFEYIGSSSVQRIKREEVKQFLMKKLKQADSRKNKTFIRKSVPHQRRKFEEREWVQSRASKVKRRATETKPSSTPSGKMSGDEERAAARSVEEQPNVTEKQKDDEVQQQRKQSVSAPSLPGVGRIRVTKPAAQVKDDKLMNTNDGKKGELSQPKASTSQQLPPAAESVPEIHINPIKSLAQMKGFEITLNDEKRKLQVERWVDRTVGSIADISQRMKQLLERLIDKNFLLNFSWRNGGDKRSLAEFKNFVRLFEYASRTKLHNTVIYNHGIVSSFFIRTLDHVS, from the coding sequence ATGCCGTACGTCGTGGTCGAAACGGTGAACACCTCGGGCAACAAGGACCTGCTGGCGGCACCGCAGTCATGGTTGGTAAACAAAACCCAAGCGGTGGGATATCTGCATTGGCCCGGTAGCAGCAGTAGGGAAACTCTGAGAGCACTGCTGGCAAACGATCGAACACTTCCCCGGCCGGAGTGGGAAAGGCGGGTGTGTAAAATCCTGTACCGGAATATGCCGTCGTTAGCGTCGGCGGAAAAGGTGATACAAACAACGCACCTGCGGAATAAAATCCTAGCTCGTGCAGCAAGTAACAGTAGCAACATCCTCAGTGTCACAAGGGGAGAGAATATTCCAGTACGAAGCTATTCCGCAGCCAAAGTCACTCCAAGGCCTGCTCAGCAAAGGCAGCAGAGCGCGAATGAGCCGCAACTGTACGGTAATGTGGTGCCCAAGGAGGAAGATGAAGagatggaggaggaggatcCGTTTGGTGATGTTGCTCCTGCTGCAGCACACTTGCCAAACGAACCAGCAATTCTCGACATTGAGGCTAAACGTTTGCAACACTCAAGCGATGAGGAAGAATACGATCCCTTCGAAGATGTGAGCCCGCTGGAGGACAAATCGGACCTGACTGTCATCGCGGTGGAGCAGTTGAGTGACGAGGCACAGCGTTTGTTCTCCTCGATTGGCACAGAGCACGATcaggagcaggagcaggagcagcaaTCGGCGGTTGAAGACAAACTCAATTTGCAAATAATGGACATGATACGCGAGCTGAAGTTTATGATGATAAGCAACCAGAAGGAGATCAGGAAAATAGTGAGTGAAAGTATGGGCAAAATACACCGTACCGTTAATCTGCTGCTTCACAAAAAAGTGGATGAGGATGCGGAAGAAGGCCCTCGACATTTGTACGAAAGAGTCGACCCGGAAGAGTTCACTTTCGACCCACTAACTACCGTCGAGCAGGTGGAAAAGTTTGACGAACAATTAAGGGAAGACAAGTACCGCAAGGAGATTTACGGTTGGGTTGAGTCGAACGTCGGTTACGAGAGCAGCTCCGAGCATAGGATGCACACAATGCTGGATCTAATATTCGACCGACAGCTGTTTGCCAAGTTTAGTTGGTCGGGCTTGAACAAAAAATACCCAATGCAGGTGTTTCGTAACATAGTGCAGCTGTTCGAGTACATTGGCTCCTCCAGCGTGCAGCGTATAAAGCGGGAAGAGGTGAAGCAATTCTTAATGAAAAAGCTGAAACAAGCCGACagtaggaaaaataaaacgttcATTCGCAAATCTGTACCGCATCAGCGAAGAAAGTTTGAGGAGAGAGAATGGGTTCAAAGCAGGGCAAGCAAGGTGAAGAGACGAGCAACCGAAACCAAGCCATCATCAACACCAAGCGGGAAAATGAGCGGGGATGAGGAACGAGCAGCTGCCCGAAGTGTCGAAGAACAGCCTAATGtaaccgaaaaacaaaaagatgaTGAAGTACAGCAGCAACGCAAGCAAAGTGTTTCTGCACCAAGCTTACCAGGTGTGGGCCGTATTAGGGTCACAAAGCCTGCGGCACAAGTGAAGGATGATAAGCTCATGAATACAAACGACGGCAAAAAAGGAGAGCTGAGCCAACCAAAGGCAAGTACGTCCCAGCAGCTACCACCGGCTGCCGAAAGCGTACCAGAGATTCACATCAATCCCATCAAATCTTTGGCACAAATGAAAGGATTTGAAATTACTCTGAACGACGAGAAACGGAAACTGCAAGTCGAGCGATGGGTGGACAGAACGGTTGGCTCTATCGCAGACATTAGCCAGCGCATGAAGCAACTGTTGGAGCGTTTGATTGATAAAAACTTCTTGCTCAACTTTAGTTGGAGGAACGGCGGTGACAAACGATCGTTGGCGGAGTTCAAAAACTTTGTCCGACTGTTTGAGTACGCTAGCAGAACCAAACTGCACAACACTGTCATATACAATCATGGTATTGTTTCTAGCTTCTTTATCCGGACGTTAGATCATGTTTCTTAG